In one Rattus rattus isolate New Zealand chromosome 16, Rrattus_CSIRO_v1, whole genome shotgun sequence genomic region, the following are encoded:
- the C16H12orf43 gene encoding protein CUSTOS has product MVAPSGAMSDSESSSSDSSDAEELARCREAATPAWGLEQRPREAERPAAGAADTQAPAPQPSRRREVNQHDEDGNELQTTPEFRAYVAKKLGALLDSSIAIAEVWKKTQQARLQQEAKEQQEAKEQQAAKEAQAAKKEEDGFRLFFTSVPGGHEKEASPRPCRKRQPPSSSEDSDEELQRCREAAVSASDILQESAIHCPAKVEKEVEKKKLKKKAKKKADADLAAATGLEQVKEAGSVNGDPVLSGTKKKKKKKAKKAREASLCPPAECAAAEPKN; this is encoded by the exons ATGGTAGCACCCAGCGGTGCCATGAGCGACTCGgagagcagcagcagtgacagcagcGATGCGGAGGAGCTGGCGCGGTGCCGCGAGGCGGCAACGCCCGCCTGGGGGCTGGAGCAGCGCCCGCGGGAAGCGGAGAGACCCGCAGCCG GTGCTGCAGATACACAGGCGCCAGCCCCCCAGCCAAGCCGCAG gcGTGAGGTGAACCAGCACGATGAAGATGGCAACGAACTTCAGACCACTCCTGAGTTCCGAGCCTACGTGGCCAAGAAACTGGGAGCACTGCTGGACAG CTCCATTGCTATCGCAGAAGTATGGAAGAAGACGCAGCAGGCCAGGTTGCAGCAGGAGGCCAAGGAGCAGCAGGAGGCCAAGGAGCAGCAGGCGGCCAAGGAGGCGCAGGCAgccaagaaggaggaggatg GCTTCCGCCTTTTCTTCACATCTGTCCCCGGAGGCCATGAGAAGGAAGCTTCTCCAAGACCCTGCCGAAAGCGCCAGCCCCCCAGCTCCAG TGAGGACAGTGACGAGGAATTGCAGCGGTGCCGGGAGGCAGCTGTGTCCGCTTCAGATATTCTCCAGGAGTCAGCCATACACTGCCCTGCCAAGGTCGAGAAGGAGGTCGAGAAGAAGAAGttgaaaaagaaagccaagaagaagGCAGACGCTGACCTGGCTGCAGCCACAGGCCTGGAACAGGTAAAGGAGGCGGGTAGCGTCAATGGGGACCCAGTGTTGTCTgggaccaaaaagaaaaagaagaaaaaggccaAGAAAGCCAGAGAGGCTTCCCTGTGCCCACCAGCAGAGTGCGCAGCGGCTGAGCCTAAGAACTGA
- the Oasl gene encoding 2'-5'-oligoadenylate synthase-like protein isoform X1 — translation MAVAQELYSFPASKLDSFVAQWLQPTREWKEEVLETVQTVEQFLRQENFRGERGPAQDVRVLKVLKVGCFGNGTVLRSTTDVELVVFLSCFHSFQEEAKHHQAILRLIQKRLPYCRELLDLGLSNLSVTEEVPSSLIFTIQTRETWEPITVTIVPAFRALGPSCPNSEVYVNLIKANGYPGNFSPSFSELQRSFVKHRPTKLKSLLRLVKHWYQQYVRDKCPRANLPPLYALELLTVYAWEAGTQEDANFRLDEGLATVMELLQDHELLCIYWTKYYTLQHPVIERFVRRQLKGERPIILDPADPTHNVAQGYRWDIVAQRASQCLKQDCCYDDRDAPVPSWTVKRAPDIQVTVQQWGHPDLILWVNPYEPIKKLKEKIRLSRGYSGLQRLSFQEPGGQRQLIRSQCSLAYYGIFCDTQICLLDTISPEIQVFVKIPDGGSHAYAIHPLDFVLSLKQQIEDRQGLQSQEQQLEFQGRVLEDWFDFKSYGIQDSVTIILSRKREGKAPSAPS, via the exons ATGGCAGTAGCCCAGGAGCTTTACAGCTTCCCAGCCTCCAAGCTGGACTCCTTTGTGGCTCAGTGGCTGCAGCCAACCAGAGAATGGAAGGAGGAGGTCCTGGAGACGGTGCAGACAGTGGAGCagttcctgaggcaggagaacttcCGTGGAGAACGTGGCCCGGCCCAGGATGTACGAGTGCTCAAGGTACTCAAG GTAGGCTGCTTTGGGAATGGCACAGTACTCAGGAGTACCACAGACGTGGAGCTGGTGGTGTTCCTGAGCTGTTTCCACAGCTTCCAGGAAGAGGCCAAACACCACCAGGCTATTCTGAGACTGATACAGAAAAGGCTGCCTTACTGCCGGGAGCTGCTGGATCTCGGGCTCAGTAACCTGAGTGTGACTGAAGAAGTGCCCAGTAGTCTCATCTTCACTATCCAGACCAGGGAGACCTGGGAGCCCATCACTGTCACCATCGTGCCCGCCTTCAGAGCCCTGG GACCTTCCTGTCCCAACTCCGAGGTCTATGTGAATCTGATCAAGGCTAACGGCTACCCCGGaaatttctctccttccttcagcgAGCTACAGAGAAGCTTCGTGAAGCATCGGCCGACTAAGCTGAAGAGCCTCCTACGGTTGGTCAAACACTGGTACCAGCAG TACGTGAGAGACAAGTGCCCCCGGGCCAACCTGCCCCCCCTCTATGCCCTGGAGCTGCTAACTGTCTACGCGTGGGAAGCAGGCACCCAGGAGGATGCGAACTTCAGGCTGGATGAAGGTCTCGCCACTGTCATGGAGTTGCTCCAGGATCATGAACTCCTGTGCATCTACTGGACCAAGTACTACACCCTGCAACACCCAGTCATTGAGCGCTTCGTCAGGAGACAGCTCAAAGGAGAAAG GCCCATCATCCTGGACCCAGCAGACCCCACCCACAACGTGGCGCAAGGCTACAGGTGGGATATAGTTGCTCAGCGCGCCAGCCAGTGTCTGAAACAGGACTGTTGCTATGACGACAGGGATGCCCCCGTCCCCAGCTGGACCGTGAAG AGAGCACCAGATATCCAGGTGACCGTGCAGCAGTGGGGTCACCCGGATTTAATCCTCTGGGTGAACCCTTATGAACCCataaagaagctgaaagagaaaatCCGACTGAGCCGGGGCTACTCCGGCCTGCAGCGCCTGTCCTTTCAGGAGCCCGGCGGCCAACGGCAGCTCATCAGAAGCCAATGCTCGCTTGCCTACTACGGAATCTTCTGCGACACCCAGATCTGCCTGCTGGACACCATCTCCCCCGAGATCCAGGTCTTTGTAAAAATCCCGGATGGTGGAAGCCACGCCTACGCCATCCACCCACTTGACTTCGTCCTGAGCCTGAAGCAGCAGATCGAAGATAGGCAGGGCCTTCAAAGCCAGGAGCAGCAGCTGGAGTTCCAGGGCCGGGTCCTGGAAGACTGGTTTGACTTTAAATCCTATGGCATCCAAGACAGTGTCACGATCATCCTatccaggaagagggaggggaaagcccCATCTGCGCCCAGctag
- the Oasl gene encoding 2'-5'-oligoadenylate synthase-like protein isoform X2, with translation MAVAQELYSFPASKLDSFVAQWLQPTREWKEEVLETVQTVEQFLRQENFRGERGPAQDVRVLKVLKVGCFGNGTVLRSTTDVELVVFLSCFHSFQEEAKHHQAILRLIQKRLPYCRELLDLGLSNLSVTEEVPSSLIFTIQTRETWEPITVTIVPAFRALGPSCPNSEVYVNLIKANGYPGNFSPSFSELQRSFVKHRPTKLKSLLRLVKHWYQQAHHPGPSRPHPQRGARLQVGYSCSARQPVSETGLLL, from the exons ATGGCAGTAGCCCAGGAGCTTTACAGCTTCCCAGCCTCCAAGCTGGACTCCTTTGTGGCTCAGTGGCTGCAGCCAACCAGAGAATGGAAGGAGGAGGTCCTGGAGACGGTGCAGACAGTGGAGCagttcctgaggcaggagaacttcCGTGGAGAACGTGGCCCGGCCCAGGATGTACGAGTGCTCAAGGTACTCAAG GTAGGCTGCTTTGGGAATGGCACAGTACTCAGGAGTACCACAGACGTGGAGCTGGTGGTGTTCCTGAGCTGTTTCCACAGCTTCCAGGAAGAGGCCAAACACCACCAGGCTATTCTGAGACTGATACAGAAAAGGCTGCCTTACTGCCGGGAGCTGCTGGATCTCGGGCTCAGTAACCTGAGTGTGACTGAAGAAGTGCCCAGTAGTCTCATCTTCACTATCCAGACCAGGGAGACCTGGGAGCCCATCACTGTCACCATCGTGCCCGCCTTCAGAGCCCTGG GACCTTCCTGTCCCAACTCCGAGGTCTATGTGAATCTGATCAAGGCTAACGGCTACCCCGGaaatttctctccttccttcagcgAGCTACAGAGAAGCTTCGTGAAGCATCGGCCGACTAAGCTGAAGAGCCTCCTACGGTTGGTCAAACACTGGTACCAGCAG GCCCATCATCCTGGACCCAGCAGACCCCACCCACAACGTGGCGCAAGGCTACAGGTGGGATATAGTTGCTCAGCGCGCCAGCCAGTGTCTGAAACAGGACTGTTGCTATGA